A window of Nicotiana tabacum cultivar K326 chromosome 24, ASM71507v2, whole genome shotgun sequence contains these coding sequences:
- the LOC107819382 gene encoding basic leucine zipper 43-like — protein MIPSEAAAVHYFASENTSPLPLDFNFMHNNLPSLHFSRYLTNLPNYPTTLPVHDFSNMPLSCISGNSTSDEADEQQLRIIDERKKRRMISNRESARRSRMRKQKHLDELWSQVLRLRTENHNLIDKLNQVSDCHDKVLQENAQLKEEASDLRQMLTVLQFNSIFPDLCDLEDVPCTTAHLKAESSNLSITPCTNLLH, from the coding sequence ATGATTCCATCAGAAGCTGCAGCAGTTCACTACTTTGCTTCTGAAAATACTTCACCTCTTCCTCTTGATTTCAACTTCATGCACAACAATTTACCATCACTTCATTTCAGCAGATACTTAACCAATCTACCAAATTATCCAACCACTTTACCTGTTCATGACTTCAGTAATATGCCACTATCTTGCATCAGCGGTAACTCTACCTCTGATGAAGCAGACGAGCAGCAACTTAGGATCATCGACGAGAGAAAGAAAAGGAGGATGATATCTAATAGGGAATCAGCAAGAAGATCAAGGATGAGGAAACAAAAACACCTTGATGAACTATGGTCACAAGTTCTTCGTCTTAGGACGGAGAATCATAATTTGATCGATAAGTTAAACCAAGTCTCGGATTGTCATGATAAAGTACTTCAAGAAAATGCACAGTTAAAAGAAGAGGCTTCAGACCTTCGTCAGATGCTTACAGTTCTTCAATTTAACAGTATTTTCCCTGATTTATGCGATCTCGAAGATGTTCCATGCACCACTGCTCATCTCAAAGCTGAATCATCAAACCTATCCATCACTCCTTGCACAAATCTGCTTCACTGA